From Cherax quadricarinatus isolate ZL_2023a chromosome 64, ASM3850222v1, whole genome shotgun sequence, one genomic window encodes:
- the LOC138854594 gene encoding uncharacterized protein, with protein sequence MPVVDQDKTWAPHVACEHCKKTLEGWYREEKRSMKFVVPRIWCEPTDNSTSRYFCLVNSFKRRTGENVADICYPDLPSSIAPVPHSADLPVPTPPERSQPSEEESRNQKKKSTVKKTMISQMQLLRGILTTKPNRPQ encoded by the exons ATGCCAGTTGTGGATCAAGACAAGACCTGGGCACCTCATGTTGCTTGTGAgcattgtaagaaaacattggaag GATGGTATAGAGAAGAAAAAAGATCCATGAAGTTTGTTGTTCCTAGAATATGGTGTGAACCCACTGATAACTCAACCAGCCGCTACTTCTGCCTGGTGAATTCTTTCAAACGCCGAACTGGGGAAAATGTAGCTGATATTTGTTATCCAGACCTTCCCTCTtctattgcaccagtaccacacagtgctgatcttcctgtacctacacctccagaaagaagCCAACCGTCAGAAGAAGAAAGTAGAAATCAGAAAAAGAAGAGCACAGTGAAGaagactatgatctcacagatgcagctgttgagaggaatccttactaccaaaccaaacagacctcaatga